From the genome of Anopheles funestus chromosome 2RL, idAnoFuneDA-416_04, whole genome shotgun sequence:
aaagctgTAGCTGAAGTTAACATTTCTGCACCTTGAGCGAACTGGGTTGTAGCGCGAAATTTTGCGACTTCCAGAACTCATAAATGGGAAATGTAAGTTTATCGATTACATCACCAAAAGCTGAACGGGGACGTGAAGCTACAAGCATAATCTCGGTGACAGCTTGGTAatagaatttgttttgcaaagtgcaaagTTTCATTCCCTCCAATTGGCCCTGAACTTTTTTGAGGATTCTTTTTAACGttactttttaaaagcataaaagTACAGTTGTGCggtatatttaacaaaaaaatggaaaatattatatattttcCAACCCTTTTTAATCCGCTTAGTGTCGATCAGGGTTGGTAACTTTCATACTTGTCTCCAGAACTACCTTCTCACCCTAGGGTAGATGGCGGAGGTAGCACATTCGACTGTTCCTTCAATTTTTCTTCGTTGCGAAGGGGGTTGGCTGAGGGGTTACTGGTTGGTTTATGAGTTTTTCTTACTTGACTCGTTAACCTCCCCAATTTCCATCGTTGATCGGCCCGGTACACTGACTTTTGCGCAAGgagtatttattttgattttaccaaacaccaacaaaaaaaggtaaaacggTGGCTAAAAATAATCCAGTGCGAgtcaaaaataaatccaataTATTGACCATTTTTCCTGCTTTtatcgtacaaaaaaaactctacccGTGAATGtgaattgttttcctttcttcgcgCAACCAAACCGACGTAGTTCCCCGAAGCGTGCCCGCTTTTTATTGTGGTTTGGCCTAAACGCTATTTCATTTCGCCCTCCTTTCAACTTCCTGCTAGGTAAAATGGCACGAGTaaaccaattttccttcccataCTCGCATTGAAAATTCGTCATTTGTGTGGCTTCTTCGGTCTTGCGGGAAAGTGATAGTGGAATGTTTCACCCTCGCAAAACGGAGAGCCGCAGAACACACCACAAATGATGAACCGCAACATGGCGCATCGCAACATATAACCTTTGCCTGACCTGCGGGAATGGTGCGGACAACGCAATCGGGTGTTCTTGCCGGGTTGCGGCTGCCGATAGTTTGGCAAAGATAAGCTTGTTTGCCGTAgtcaaaatgttgttttaattaaatcttaCCTTTCACCATTCCGTCGAATggtttgttgcgtttgttgctgttttttttgtttttcctttgtttttccctttccccGCTTCAGCGATATCAGCTCAATGATATGCAAATAAATCTCAGCGAAAGATAAATCCGCACGATGACCTCCAGCCAGGTTGCTTTCCTCAGGTGGCAAGCAGCAAACGCGAATGGATCATTCTTGTGGACCGATCCGCTAGAGAACGGAAATGAATCGTTATGTTTTATGTACGTGGGCGCATTATTTAACGAGTTTGCAGCGCAAGCATTTACGAGCCCACGTTTGATTGCGGGATTGAACATTTTAATGTTCGGTATAGATATATGCTGCAAAGAATGCTGCATGAgcattgaatttatttaattaccttTGCTCGTTGCGATGCGATGATATGTGCGTGAAAAGGGTAGAAAggcttttggtttttggagggaccaaaaataatatttttttatgatattgatttttaaattttgataattttaattacaaacgCAACCTACCTTCCCTCTTATCATTTCCAGTGTTTACAAACCATGTCACGCTACTTTATTTTGAGCATAAATGcttgttttgtaaacaaataacCATTCCTCCCATCCGTACGCGTGTATGATAAAGTATTATTCGCCTACCTATTAACTTTAATAAAATGGTTCACCACAACTCCTAAACTTCGTTAGCACGCATCCTGTGTGAGCTGCTGGTTCAATAATCatccacccacaaaaaaaaaaacccaaccaaaaagaagcaaaaaaaaaatacgtattCCTACCTATCGTCCTTCACGATCATAGTTAGCCATCAACGTGTGCCACCCTTCAATGAATTGGTGGAAACTTTCCCCTTTATCTACGTAACGCACCATTAATGCTTTTCGCATGCTGTCAATATGCGTGTGAGCCTTCCTCCCAACAGGCGCATAGTGAACTTTTGTAGCCTTTGACACATTTGGAAAGATAGGGACCCTTCTTCGGCATCGAACGATAAAGTTTTGttggtaaaaatgaaaaatcactCTATCGGTAAAGTTGTTCCTTCTAAACCTGTGCGATCTGTGGTTGCGTGAATTTTCTCTACAATAACCAGATGATGAAGTTCCCATCCGTGGGCTTCGTTCGGGAGCTATTTTTACCTACCGGTTGTTGTTATTGCGGACAATCATTGAATGAACGTCATAGCTTATTAAGATTGCaggaccattttttttaaatatttcttgaagtaaataattttaactttGAGGTATTCTTTATATCATTGAAAGTCAGGGTTGAAAGTTACGTAAATTAGTTAGGTTATGTCACATAATTTAATATCACTTCTAATTCACCACAATATGTCAAACTTTATACCACAAACTGATGTATCATTGTTTAAATGACCTTCGTAAATCAACATACTAGCATGCGCGTATCGTTACGTATCCCTTTTTCTTACGGTAGACATACGCCATTTTGTGTTGCATTCTTTCTACCAACTTCTGCAATTATGGTCACCCTTGTTGGTGCGTGTggcttgtatttttttcttctctattcATTGTTGATTCTGAAAGTTCAAACTAGGTTCAACCTAAATGTCCTAACAAATTATTATCCACCAAGGGCGGGAAACCAGTCCCCGGGGGGGGAACAGAATCGTGATAATGCACGAATTGAAGGTCATACCAGTATTCAGCACCGTCATGCATAAGGATGCACTCTTCGGTGCATGGGTGCATGGGTTAGGTAAATTGCCGTGCACCAGGTTATGAACGGTCGCATGAGGTTTGTTGTGTGTCATTTGTTATTTAGCTTAAAAAATTGCCTCCCTTTCAAAAATGTGCATTTTTGTTCGGccatattgtttgttttttctcttcttcgttTAAAAGATTGTGGATTATTCCTTCAAACTAATTTGAGGTAATTAGTTTTGAGAAAATATCCACCAGTCAGTTAGCGTGTAACCATGCAATCGCTTCCATTAAGTTGTTTAGTAACGGAACGGAGCAGGCATTATCATCCTGGAAGgatcagcaaaaaaatggttgCCAAACGCGAGAAAGATGAGTTTTCTAACCCGTAGTTCGTAGTTCACCTGAACCTTGAGTGAGGAGAGCACGTGGGAATGAGTTTTTGCCTTCGAAAATAACTTCAAGTTATAcgataagaacaaaaaaaaatactaatccTGCCTATAGAAATCTATTTTCCACATgaagtaaacaaaattcaatgacataattaaaactaactttcacTTATTACTATCGAACATGAACATGgacgctaatgtgtcttgtttttatgtgtgttttttgtgtcgaTCCAAGTACCGAATATGCGTTTGTTTGGTGGTAATGTTGAAAGTTGTGACACACCGAAGTCGCCTTTTGTTGAATATAATTACGGAAATCTTTCCCCTGTGCGGTACGTAAAATGGAACACAGCCGCGATTTtatggaaacttttttttcccgcGGTACGATAAGACATCGTACGGTGCCTTACTGGCCAGAACTTTTGCCATTCCGGTCGTGGGAAGCGATGACATTTCTGTGCGAAGCGCGCGTAACGTTTCCGGCCGGTTTTGGTTCggtttgatggaaaatgggcaCCAAGCATGAAATATCGCCGTTAAGCTAATTGATGCATTTCACTAAACtttcggttttgcatttctcttCCGCCCAGCCTCAACCTGTACGAGCTGATCAAAAAGAACAACTACCAAGGATTCAGCCTGAGCCTCATCAAGCGGTTCTGCAACTCGATCGTGAAGTGTTTAAGATTTCTCGACGAGTTGGACATCATTCACTGTGATCTAAAGCCGGTAAGCATTCCGACCCCAAAAACGGAAGAATTTGTTTGCCTTTGAAACATGCTAACGGTTTAtacttttgttcttttctacaatatattttttgaaacAGGAAAACGTGCTATTGAAACAGCGTGGCAGCAGCACGATAAAGGTCATCGATTTTGGCAGCTCGTGCTTTTCGGACCGTACCGTCTACACCTACATTCAGTCTCGGTTTTACCGATCGCCGGAAGTCATCCTCGGTTACCCGTACGACAAAGCGATCGATATGTGGAGCTTAGGTAAGCATCCGTTTTCCGTTGCATCCCTTCTCTGTTTGGCACGATTGAAAGCAAATGATGAAACAGACAGATGGTACGTTTAACGAGCCACGATGGCTGCAGTGTTGGCTCGTTTTAttggctttgttttatttgagttTTGTCTTTTATGTTCGGTTCGGTGACATGGTGAAATGAATTTTAGATGATCCACCGTGCATGGGTCGAGAAAAAGTATTTCCGCCGACGTACACATTCCAGAATGCTGGCATATGTACCAATTGATCTCGTTTAATCGAATAGTGTCGGAAggaattgaatattttagcaaataaTCAATCCCACGCGCAAGTCAGATGCTTTAAGGGGGAGCAATAACACATCGTCTTTACCGGATGTACCGGTAGAGATAACGGAAAGATTCCAAGAAGTTAACATGCAAAAGAGGATAAAAGCAAGCAGCTTTACTTATTGCTTGGGAGCTATTAAACATTTACTCAAGAGGGTGTTTAATAAGAAATTGCGGCATCGTTCAAAtttaatgaagaaattttcgctttttttggtgATCAAACCAGCGATTTCAGCTTTATGCGTCAAAAGTTCTATCTTAATCTAAGATAAATAAGATCATTCTAGGAGATGAAGACATGCAGGAATGATTTCAAACTAATTTtgcaaagtttattttttatttccaagaaAAACCTGCAAATAATAAGCAAATAATGTTAACCTTGTGTGATTgtccttaggtttttttaaaggtaGTCAAAGCTACCACCAATGCAAATATTCTAAGAACTTAGATTGGTGGAATAGAGTACAAATTTTGGGAAAAAAGAATTCTTagaattggttgaaaatacGATATATTTCCCGATGGAGACGCACGGTGTTTCACGGAACGACCGCCTATCTCAGATAGCTccataaatcataaatcagattctgttccttttttttttaatttgacagacaatcattgtgttttttaaattaaaaaaaaaaattcaagctCACACACTGCGGATGATACTTGCATGTTCCACttttcaatgaaaaataaacacacaatcaACCCCTTTTCCCGTAATCCTGTTTTCCCTATGCTCACCACGATCATTCACATCATTTCATGCAAACTTTCCAGATGTGTGCgaatgtgtgtttatgtttatcaTGCACGTGGCTATAATCGATTGACCTTCTTCCTTCAAAATCTCGCCTTGGAAAGGTGCAAGAGCGAGAAGCTGGAATGCGATCCGCAGTGCGCTTCGCGTGCAAATTATGTGACCACCGGATTGTTTTGCATGATATCGCACCTTACACGTAACCTATTAGGTCGCACACTCATACAGGTagtgtcacacacacacacgtttacTTTACGGTGCATCGTCGGAAGCAAAAATTCCACCGTGTGTTTTACGGTTGAAATCGAAATTATGTGTTCCCGATTGATTCAAAAAGGCACTTTTCGCATTAGCGTTCAATTAGTGTTCCTGGTTTATGTGATACGAGGGTGTCGAAATGTGACCGTCAGTGGAGAGTGCACAACAAACATCTCCGCCTGCTCTTCCCAAAATGGGTGCCCTTCGAGGGTGCTCAATCGACAGACAAAATGCGCTACGTTGTTTGTGGTGCAAAGTTCGTTCGGATCGGCGCCACCAGGTTAGAGACCGTAGCAGGTGGGAATAAGGGTTACACTTAACACAACACCCTTTTTTCACGCTGCTTTCATCCACTTAGTGGTAATTGAATCGAGCATGCAACAAccatacacacatacgcgtGTTGCTCCCGTATGGCACATTCGGATTGGTGGTgtgtccacacacacaccgatccttgttttttttcgattttcgcTTATTGTGAGCGCTGGAAAACTAATTTGCTAGGTGGTGAGACGATGAAATGGGTAGTTTAAATTAACGATTGAGATTTCGATTAGTGCGCCATTTTGAAGGTAaatgttcatttgtttttttggaactCATTCTATTTCTACTGCATCGAACGCATTTGATGGCCGTTATACAGTTAAACTacatgtgtttattttatttatcataGTTTATTCTTgtattattaaacaaatgttCTTCTAAAATCATTTCCCCCCTTCTCTAATAGGATGCATTTTGGCCGAACTGTACACAGGATATCCACTATTCCCAGGCGAGAACGAAGTCGAACAGCTGGCGTGCATAATGGAAATATTGGGCGTACCATCGAAAGAGATCTTCCAGCTGGCGACCAGGAAACGATTATTCTTTGGTcagtacccaaaaaaaaaactaaacgaaaAACACGGAAATGGCTACTTTCTTTGTAGGGTGGCCTCGTGACCTGATTATACCACTTCTGGATTTTCCCCCCttcaaaaaaacgataaaagtaACAGAAGCGTAATGATTAacaatattatgttttttctctctctaccCTTCCGCGCCACTTCCGTGTCGTGCCGTATACATAGATTCACGAGGAGTGCCACGGTGCATAACCAACTCGAAGGGACGCAAAAGGAAACCGGGCTCGAAGACGCTGTCACAAGCGCTACGATGCAACGATACCGTATTCATCGATTTCGTCAGCAAATGTTTGGAGTAAGTTTTTCATCCAAAACAGTGGTTTGTACAAGGGGAAACAGCGCGGAAAGTGGCAAACggggaaaaacattttcataattatAACAAAACCGAGCGTACGCCTACAGGAAGCAAAGTGGACGAGGACCTTCGATTGGCGCGTTCGCTATGAAACGGGCGTACAAAAACCccggaaaaacaaatacaaacgcgCGTTTCGTAGTGGTGCTgctcggttttgttttacctacttttttttcgggtggaATTTACGAATGGCGTGTGAATGGATGTTTGCCTCATCAAGGATGAGGTGAACCGAAGGGGGATGGAAAGGGTTAACCGGCGGGTTAGCTCCTTTTGCGTGCCAAGTGTGTCAAATGGTTTGTGTCGAGTTTGTGGGCCTTATTCGGTTAGAATAGTTAAGTATTCGAAACGTGATGGGATTAGCGCCTACCTACTAACCTGACCGGCTCCCGCTGACCCTGTGGcctggaaaagggaaaattctACTGCAGTCAGTATTTATCGTGCATTGGCGAGACATGCCGGAACCGGCAGTCAGGCTTTGCGTGTTGTAATGGTCGTAGCCTTCGCTAAACCAAGAATACAATGGAAATGGCTAAGTTTTCCACGGTGCTTTGACGTGCAATGGATACAAGTTTTCATTGTTTAGGACAGTTTTTTTACGTAAACATAATTTTGTAGTTTTGTaaacttttgtttcctttaaaAGATATCTAAGAAAGATAAGatagaaaaattgtaatttttggTATTGGATAAATCTGAATAAGGTTCAAGAAAGCACTGAACGTCAGAGAGTCGCCTCATGACTCCAATGACTTTTCACTGTGGGGGAGACTATTCACTTCATAGGAAAATAGATTTCCATTAAGTACATTTTTATGAACATCTTTCAATTATTTCCCAAATGACTAACGCGCTTGTTGACTTCTTGCAGGTGGGATCCACATAAGCGTATGACGCCGGAACAGGCGGCACGGCACGAATGGCTCCAGGTGAGCGCGTCCAAGGCCTACTTCGGCTCAAAGTCCAAGGAAAGCAGCGACACCCAGCTGAATTTCCTTCACAAACAGCAACGATCTCAGCCAATGACACCAAACACCATCCTGCCAGAGATAAAGACTCCCTCCAACCGTACGCTACGGTTTACCAAAGAGCGCGTCAAAGGTAACGCATCCTTAGGATAATCTTTTAACATCTTTtaatgtgcgtgcgtgtgtgtgagtactTTTGGAGAGTGTTTGCATTATTTATGTTGAATATAGCTAGCTTATGGTAGACTGGTTTTTTGCCAAACCCCGCGTGTTGCGTTCTTACACCGTGTTATGGAGCCTCCTGCAAAAGACACGTTACGCGAGGCGTTACGCAGTTGCATGCAAGTCTTTGCCGTGTGCTTACGCTTGGTGGCAGTCTAATGCTGCGGCGAACCTTCGTGTCCTTGcttctttttcccttccaactttctctttctctctctctctctctctatccctCGTTCTACACCGCTGTAGGTAAAGTTAGTAAAACGACTGAAAACAGCGAGAAAGTTCCAGCCACTCAGAAGCAACCACTAACCAAACTGCTCATTAGTTGTACAACCGTGAAGGATCTGATTTCAATATTCGATAAGCAGAAGGAGAAATGAGCCACCCGCAAAAGACTGTTCGAACGTTTTACGAAACGGCTGTACAtaacaaaattgcaaaaagtTCCAAAATAGGTGCTTCATTGTGTGTCCCGCTTTGCCgacgcttttgtttttgcctgaTTCCCATGCCTTTGTAAGCTTTTTCGCAGGTTAGTTTACTTtgtgaaggttttgttttttgttatgttgggGGACCTGTTTCATCTTTCATCCAAGCAAATGATATTAATCGTCATACATTTTGCATATATtgctgtgaaaaaaaatccgaatgTTGTTTGTGTGCCATTTGCAAAACCTGTGACCGTTGGGAATGCGTTCGCATCAAtcttttgctttcgttgtTCACGTTCACGGaaagaaaacccaaaaaccgaaaacccattttcttttcacccctATTTTTTCTAGACCTATTGGAAACGACACCCTTTGGACACTTGTTAGAATCTGAATTGTGATTGATGAATTAGtgggaagcaaacgaaaaaatgtaagaaatCTGGCTAGAAACGATGGGCTTCAATTTCAATTGCTTGTACGATGATTCATGATACATTTGTGCAGTGTGTGACCGTTACATATTTTGCTCATTAAAtcagtaagaaaaaaagtattgcTAATGGATAACGATTGAAAGTGATGTAGTAAAGCTAATATTGTtgattttgaaatgaaatattttgttaacaAGTTGAATATACAATCGAATTTTATCGAACCGATTTTTTGCTGACCATTTtgtacacttttttgtttttacacctTCTCTCTATGTTTCGACGATCTACAGACTAACCAATCCTCCTCCTGGAGTCGTATCAGTGTGATAGAATAGAGCCCTGAAAGGTACGGTTTCATACTCTGCATGCGTTGCATCCCGTCTGGTGATGTAAATCATTCGTCTCGTTCGTACGTTTGTATCCTCGCTCCATTAGTGTGTCTCGATCGTTCATTTGCAAAACTCGCGCAATGCATACCTGTAGCTGCCTGTATGGTACACATCGGTGCATCAAACCTCAAACCGTCCACTGTCATCGTAACTAATAGTACATCCAACTCCTTTCCCGTTCGCCGTCCGCTCATAgttcgctctctctctatctttcgcCCTTTTCCACATACATTTATATTGCACCACCACGTTTGGCAGGACCTTTTTGCTCGTGTATCAATGAGAAAGTGTTAATGTTATGCGCTTGCTTTACTTTTAGCAACTGATCTCGAAACGGCACAACAGCAATCCTCATTACATCGGTTGACCAACGTCCGGAAAGTAACTGCGACCGGCCTAACGAACCtaaccaacaacaaccacgGCATCAGCCATCATCTGCACACCGGTGCTGTAGGTGGTAAcggtaacaacaacaatatcaACACCAGCGGCAGTACGCAGACAATAAACGGTACGTCCAAGTACGCGTCCTCTACGTCGTCCgcgcaccatcatcatcatcatcacggtAGTGCGATGCCCCATTCGCAAAGTACCGGCGATGTGTCGGCCATCTTTGGCCGGGCATGACATGAGACGCTGGCCCGCGCAAAGGATACCAGCAAAATCATCAGCCTCATCTAGGGCGCCACCGTTTGTGCGTCGTACCGTGAGGTGCTAGCTGTTTGTTCCAACGATTCTCAGAGATGGTGGTAGTATCGGGTCGACGAAACCTAGGTCGCCCTCGCCAAGCCGTTCAGGGGTAGTTCAGGGGTAGCCTGTAGATAGAACAACTCGTTTACGTTTCGAAACACAAGGTGATAGGTAGAACGGTAGGATACACACGTAGGCACCTAAAGCAAATGGTCCAACAGGAACAAAAGACAAACACGACGCTTCCAAAAACGTACTTCCTCCACAGACCAAAGTGTGTCGTTTTGGTTGATAGTTTTCGgatacacaacacaaaaaaaaaccatccagaATTGCCATCCACGAGAATGGTGACGATCTGCTGCAGCTCAGTTGGATCATATACTGGAAGCATCGTATTATGGTGGCTGTGGTCCCGGTAACCCGTTAGCTACAGCAGCCGGATTGACTGTGACAAAAACAACTTTAGCAATGGATACAAAAGTTGTTCGCAAAACGCAACGATTAAAACGAATACTAAGCCTAAGGGTAGTGCAGCGTAGGTGCGCAGTTTCAACGCGGGCGTTAAGCAGAATTGGGAGGCGCTAAAACTTTTCCCGCCATAAGCAAAAATTTCCATAGAAGggagcaaaacaaattctaGTAGACCCTAACGCGTAGGTCACGTTTTAGGCAGCAAGAAGTGAACGGGAGAGAAGCCAGGAGTGGAAGTGATAGGATTCCCTTGTAGAAAATCCTTAACAGCACCGTACGAAAGACTAACGAAGGAAGGGAGATTAGGACACAACAGATGTATTTCTTTATATATATACAGGCATACATACAcgcatatatatatatatttattacgATATAACAATGATGTGGTAATCGGCTAGAAATATTTGTCATATTAGAGATCGGAAAGATCAGATCACGAGGGTAGAATTTTTCCAGCACCGGTGATAGCTGGGTCTTAGTGATGTGAGTACGGAGccggggaacaaaaaaacccacgcaAGAGATGTGGCAAACGAGCAAGTCGAGAAAGCTAGTGACTAATCATTAATATGTAAGTAATCGTTCTCCTTTCTCATCCCTCAAGCGTATCGTAATGGTATCATTATTTCCCATACCTTGTCTATTCTCTGTTCGTTTTGTTGATTCCGTTCGTGTTTATTTAGAGATAATGGAAAATCATCCCTATAAGGACTTCTTAGAGCTTAAACACGACAGAGCCACACTCGCGATCGTGCGGGTCGGTTTCTGTCCTCTACCAGCTGCCATTATTTTAGTGGGCAGATTAGCAGTAAACAAGAACGATAAACTAACTCCATACTCCCCTACCATACCGCCCCTTTTCCCCCCACCTTCCCCTAGAGTAGAACATAATGGCGCGTAGGGTGAAGAGCAAGCCAGACGGTAACAATAATTATGTGTAtaacaaaatcatttaatcaaaaaaaaccacatctaGACATTGGATAGTAAGGTTGAAAACGCGAGACCCGAAAGTTTAAGAGCTGGGTACTCAaatctgtttgttttgatgcgCGACGAATGAAATGTGTATATGCGCGCTTAGAACGAAATTCCCTTAAGCAAGAACCGTGAAAGTAGTCACTTACTTTACTGTACATTTTTACATCCGCACGGATACATTAAGGATAGAAAAGTCAGGTGGCAATGACATGGAGCTCGTGGCACATGCAGAAAGACAGGAGGCCAAACAGTGCCAGTAGACGAGGGCAGATGGCAGGCGTGATGATAATAGTACGCGTaagaatatataaaaaaaagaataaagttTTAAACTCATTAATATGTACGACAACATGGTATAAGCGGGTGTAATGATACTAGTTTCTGTGGACGTTCATagaaaatgcaaatgatgaCAACGGTTGTAAGTCCGATCAAATAGCTTACTGAGTAATGCATGACTTATAGGgggttttaaaatgaaatagtaAAGTAGGTACCATTTCTAGACACTTTATCAAGTGGAACATGCCTTTCTCGAGCCTTTCCAGGCTTTCTAGAGCTTGTGCCAGATGAAATCAAATCTGTACTCGCCCTTGCAAGGCCTTGTTAGGCTTTCCAACATGAAGAACTGCTTAATATTAAACAAGATCAGAAGTTGGGAAGTATTCCAGATTTCTCTTTACATACTCCACTTCCTCTTAAAAAGAAGCCAGTAATGTTTCGACATACGTCTGGTCTAATTTTGAAGGGAACAATATATTGAAGTTGACTATCTGTGTCATCCTAAAAGATAGTAGACatcttggttttattttcattaggACTCACCTATAATAGCAAGGTCTCagcaaagttgaaaatttctcaatatttcccaccattttttaaatagatttgTTGTACGTTGCTTTTAGCGCTAATATCATGAAATATATTGGAGCTTAACAAAGCAAAGTTTCTCAATATTTCCCACCATTTGTTAAACATGTTCGTTGAATGCTGCTTTTTTTGGCGCTAATATCAAGGAATATATTTGAGCTTAATACAAACACGGATTACGTATAAATTATTATGTTAAATTATCCCACCACCAGTAGTTAATTAACTTACAGATTGCACATTAGTAAAATGTGGTGTTACGGCTGAATGCTCCACACAGACGAAATTCTTGAGGCATCAGGATTGCTCTGGAAGATGCAAAAGGTATTAATTGGAATTAATTTTCTCCAATATCGAATTGTTGTTTATATTAACCTCAAAAATTGCGGTGATCCTACTCCCTTACTGATGGTGTTACCAGTAAGGCGCAgagtaaattgtttttcgACTGGATCAGGCAAGGCCTAAACATGAGAAAAGAACAAGAAATAATACATTAGCAATATATtaacaacacaaaagaaaaatatttacatttccaCTCGactggtgttgctgctgctcgttGTTATTTCCCTGTTCGTTTGCAGCCCTTTTAGCTTCAGCAAATAGGCCCATTAAACGACCAGCCGTAGGGTTGTTAGCGCCCTCTAGTAGATTTGTTTCGCGCACTTGAAGCAACCCCTGTATAAGCTGCTTTTGTTGCGAGAGCTTTTCGTCGGATAGTGTAGGGCTTTCGCTCGATACAGCCGGGAACAGCTTGCGCTGTAAGCTGCGTGCCTGTGTGACGGTACATTCGAGCTGCATCATTTCCGTGAGCAGCTGCTGCTCGTACTTCGTTTGAGAGTTGGCCCGTGCTGGCCCGGTGCCTGTTATTCCGCTGGACCAATTCTCTCGGGACAGCCGACAACAGGCCGCTGTTATATGGTCAATGGTTTCATCAAACTGTGGCACGACGTCCCGATCCGGGGTGGCATTTTGCGCGAGTGTTAGCACGCCAACGTGAAAAAGAGTTGCCATCGTCAGTTGAGCAATCTGGCCGATCGTACGGGACTCAAGAAAGTGTAGAACTTTCTCCGCTTCTCGCGTATCGTCGAACAGGCGCTTTTGCCGTCGAGCCGGGATGGGTCTTGCACCTTCCCAAACCGTCTGCCAGGTGTTACCCGGAATCAGCATCCGTGCACTCAGGTGCCCTTTTCGACCGAACGGGTCCTGCTCATCCACCGGTTCGTCC
Proteins encoded in this window:
- the LOC125763425 gene encoding dual specificity tyrosine-phosphorylation-regulated kinase 4 isoform X2 is translated as MVKMSRKSIRQKLLTSSCLCILPQKHHSIKEAKEKLLPSEVQLDSDKCRRERDQTTQLYESNRPEFAGLSDTRNVVVRAGHSSKSTGTNMIDAHGNALPPLSPSSNNNTTTELENDKPMLPMTPAKALDYHGVHLTDFEKQEIEKYKEIYYLGLDARKINAKAGVGPNSGFDDENGCYQKIVHDHICYRYEILEIIGKGSFGQVIRALDHKTKQYVAIKIIRNKKRFHHQALVEVRILDELRKKDADGSHHVIHMLDYFYFRNHLCITFELMSLNLYELIKKNNYQGFSLSLIKRFCNSIVKCLRFLDELDIIHCDLKPENVLLKQRGSSTIKVIDFGSSCFSDRTVYTYIQSRFYRSPEVILGYPYDKAIDMWSLGCILAELYTGYPLFPGENEVEQLACIMEILGVPSKEIFQLATRKRLFFDSRGVPRCITNSKGRKRKPGSKTLSQALRCNDTVFIDFVSKCLEWDPHKRMTPEQAARHEWLQVSASKAYFGSKSKESSDTQLNFLHKQQRSQPMTPNTILPEIKTPSNRTLRFTKERVKATDLETAQQQSSLHRLTNVRKVTATGLTNLTNNNHGISHHLHTGAVGGNGNNNNINTSGSTQTINGTSKYASSTSSAHHHHHHHGSAMPHSQSTGDVSAIFGRA
- the LOC125763425 gene encoding dual specificity tyrosine-phosphorylation-regulated kinase 4 isoform X1 — protein: MNPKNDETPVSRYGQICSFLSHLKVLMGYAVYNYFSEHFVTVLLRRLFCPVVVQLDSDKCRRERDQTTQLYESNRPEFAGLSDTRNVVVRAGHSSKSTGTNMIDAHGNALPPLSPSSNNNTTTELENDKPMLPMTPAKALDYHGVHLTDFEKQEIEKYKEIYYLGLDARKINAKAGVGPNSGFDDENGCYQKIVHDHICYRYEILEIIGKGSFGQVIRALDHKTKQYVAIKIIRNKKRFHHQALVEVRILDELRKKDADGSHHVIHMLDYFYFRNHLCITFELMSLNLYELIKKNNYQGFSLSLIKRFCNSIVKCLRFLDELDIIHCDLKPENVLLKQRGSSTIKVIDFGSSCFSDRTVYTYIQSRFYRSPEVILGYPYDKAIDMWSLGCILAELYTGYPLFPGENEVEQLACIMEILGVPSKEIFQLATRKRLFFDSRGVPRCITNSKGRKRKPGSKTLSQALRCNDTVFIDFVSKCLEWDPHKRMTPEQAARHEWLQVSASKAYFGSKSKESSDTQLNFLHKQQRSQPMTPNTILPEIKTPSNRTLRFTKERVKATDLETAQQQSSLHRLTNVRKVTATGLTNLTNNNHGISHHLHTGAVGGNGNNNNINTSGSTQTINGTSKYASSTSSAHHHHHHHGSAMPHSQSTGDVSAIFGRA
- the LOC125763425 gene encoding dual specificity tyrosine-phosphorylation-regulated kinase 2 isoform X4 is translated as MNPKNDETPVSRYGQICSFLSHLKVLMGYAVYNYFSEHFVTVLLRRLFCPVVVQLDSDKCRRERDQTTQLYESNRPEFAGLSDTRNVVVRAGHSSKSTGTNMIDAHGNALPPLSPSSNNNTTTELENDKPMLPMTPAKALDYHGVHLTDFEKQEIEKYKEIYYLGLDARKINAKAGVGPNSGFDDENGCYQKIVHDHICYRYEILEIIGKGSFGQVIRALDHKTKQYVAIKIIRNKKRFHHQALVEVRILDELRKKDADGSHHVIHMLDYFYFRNHLCITFELMSLNLYELIKKNNYQGFSLSLIKRFCNSIVKCLRFLDELDIIHCDLKPENVLLKQRGSSTIKVIDFGSSCFSDRTVYTYIQSRFYRSPEVILGYPYDKAIDMWSLGCILAELYTGYPLFPGENEVEQLACIMEILGVPSKEIFQLATRKRLFFDSRGVPRCITNSKGRKRKPGSKTLSQALRCNDTVFIDFVSKCLEWDPHKRMTPEQAARHEWLQVSASKAYFGSKSKESSDTQLNFLHKQQRSQPMTPNTILPEIKTPSNRTLRFTKERVKDLLETTPFGHLLESEL